The following are encoded together in the Arcobacter aquimarinus genome:
- the rimK gene encoding 30S ribosomal protein S6--L-glutamate ligase, translating into MRVYVLSRNKDLYSTKRLVEEAEAKGWEVKVIDYLKCTIEIMKGELLINYQGKVLPTPDAIIPRIGASRTFYGAAMVRHFEMLDVFSTTGNLALTRSRDKLRSLQVLSRNDVDMPRTVFASNKSNAKDVIALSGGAPLVLKILEGTQGVGVVLVDSEKAAKSVLDAFYGMDVNLLVQEYIEEAGGADIRALVVNGEVVGAMKRQGAEGDFRSNLHQGGSAVAYKLNRKEKATAIAAARAMGLGVCGVDMIPSRRGPLVMEVNSSPGLEGIEKSTGINIAAKIMEFIEKSVKPTCAINPQKRKIKKDNIGA; encoded by the coding sequence ATGAGAGTTTATGTACTGTCAAGAAATAAAGATTTATATTCAACTAAAAGATTAGTTGAGGAAGCAGAAGCAAAAGGTTGGGAAGTTAAGGTTATAGATTATTTAAAATGTACTATTGAAATTATGAAAGGTGAATTGCTTATAAATTATCAAGGAAAAGTATTGCCAACCCCTGATGCTATAATTCCAAGAATTGGTGCAAGTAGAACATTTTATGGTGCTGCTATGGTACGACATTTTGAAATGCTAGATGTTTTTAGTACAACAGGAAATTTAGCACTTACTAGAAGTAGAGATAAACTTAGAAGTTTACAAGTATTATCTAGAAATGATGTAGATATGCCAAGAACAGTTTTTGCTTCAAATAAATCAAATGCAAAAGATGTAATAGCTTTAAGTGGTGGAGCTCCTTTAGTCTTAAAGATTTTAGAAGGAACTCAAGGTGTTGGAGTTGTTTTGGTTGATAGTGAAAAAGCAGCTAAATCAGTTTTAGATGCTTTTTATGGAATGGATGTAAATTTACTTGTTCAAGAATATATAGAAGAAGCAGGTGGTGCTGATATTAGAGCTTTAGTTGTAAATGGTGAAGTTGTAGGAGCTATGAAGAGACAAGGTGCAGAAGGTGATTTTAGATCAAACTTACACCAAGGCGGAAGTGCAGTTGCTTATAAACTAAATAGAAAAGAAAAAGCAACAGCAATTGCTGCTGCTCGTGCTATGGGACTTGGAGTTTGTGGAGTTGATATGATTCCATCAAGAAGAGGTCCACTTGTAATGGAAGTAAATTCAAGCCCAGGTTTAGAAGGAATTGAAAAATCAACAGGAATAAATATTGCTGCAAAGATTATGGAGTTTATTGAAAAAAGTGTAAAACCAACTTGTGCAATCAATCCTCAAAAGAGAAAGATAAAAAAAGATAACATAGGAGCTTAA
- a CDS encoding rhodanese-like domain-containing protein: protein MNNLVDLQPKTVEKMIEDNIVMIDVRRADEWKRTGVIKNAHLMTFFDEYGNHNVENWMKKFQELVPSKEQTFVLICAHANRTRTIGNFLIEQGYKNTAHLFGGMALWQQELRETEKY, encoded by the coding sequence ATGAATAATTTAGTTGATTTACAACCCAAAACTGTTGAAAAAATGATTGAAGATAATATTGTAATGATTGATGTTAGACGTGCTGATGAATGGAAAAGAACGGGAGTTATTAAAAATGCTCATTTAATGACTTTTTTTGACGAATATGGAAATCATAATGTGGAAAATTGGATGAAAAAATTTCAAGAGTTAGTTCCTTCAAAAGAACAAACTTTTGTTTTAATTTGTGCCCATGCAAATAGAACAAGAACTATTGGAAATTTTTTAATAGAACAAGGTTATAAAAATACAGCTCATTTATTTGGGGGTATGGCATTATGGCAACAAGAATTAAGAGAAACAGAAAAATATTAA
- the trxA gene encoding thioredoxin: MKKIVLVFLVSFISLFGYEELTIDNFESKIKGKNVIVDFYASWCPPCKVLANNLEDFDVIKPENVEIFKVNIDEELALAKKYGVSKLPTLLYFKDGKQIKEYVGILTKEELLQTSKDNFK; this comes from the coding sequence ATGAAGAAAATAGTCTTAGTGTTTTTAGTTAGTTTTATCTCTTTATTTGGTTATGAAGAATTAACTATAGACAATTTTGAATCGAAAATAAAAGGTAAAAATGTAATTGTTGATTTTTATGCTTCTTGGTGTCCCCCTTGTAAAGTTTTGGCAAATAATTTAGAGGATTTTGATGTAATAAAACCTGAAAATGTTGAAATTTTTAAAGTTAATATTGATGAAGAGTTAGCCTTGGCTAAAAAATATGGTGTTTCAAAATTACCAACACTTCTGTATTTCAAAGATGGAAAGCAAATAAAAGAGTATGTTGGAATTTTAACAAAAGAAGAGTTACTTCAAACTTCAAAAGATAATTTTAAATAA
- a CDS encoding succinylglutamate desuccinylase/aspartoacylase family protein yields MSNNSKLIIADTEILRGTRVTINLELPKLYNTPTKLPIRVIRGKKDGPTVFVSAAIHGDELNGIEIIRRLRKLNILNKLRGTLILVPIVNVYGIMSLSRYLPDRRDLNRSFPGSIKGSLASRVAKIFFDEIVSRCNLGIDLHTASIHKSNLPQVRTNIDNEYTFKLAKSFQAPVVLHSELRDGSLRSVAQDSGIPILLYEAGEALRFDEVSIRIGVKGIINVLREMEMLPHLTNKKNIKTPIITRNSIWIRSNESGMLRTIRALGDIVKKDEIIAYIDEPLGDDSFEIRATFDGVIIGKSEIPLVQEGDAIFHIAKLKDLQSAETKLEYFNENIIGQSEFYELNNEEIIE; encoded by the coding sequence ATGTCCAATAATTCAAAACTAATAATAGCAGATACAGAGATTTTAAGAGGGACAAGAGTTACTATAAACTTAGAGCTACCAAAGTTATATAATACTCCAACAAAACTTCCAATTAGGGTAATTAGAGGTAAAAAAGATGGACCGACAGTCTTTGTAAGTGCTGCTATTCATGGGGATGAATTAAATGGGATTGAAATAATTAGAAGGCTTAGAAAATTAAATATCTTAAATAAACTAAGAGGAACTCTTATCTTAGTTCCCATTGTAAATGTTTATGGAATAATGAGTCTTTCAAGATATCTACCTGATAGAAGAGATTTAAATAGAAGTTTCCCTGGAAGTATCAAAGGCTCTTTAGCAAGCAGAGTTGCAAAAATATTTTTTGATGAAATTGTTTCTCGTTGTAATTTAGGAATTGACTTACATACAGCTTCAATTCATAAATCAAATCTTCCACAAGTAAGAACAAATATAGATAATGAATATACTTTTAAATTAGCAAAATCTTTCCAAGCACCAGTTGTTTTACACTCAGAATTACGTGATGGCTCTTTACGTTCAGTTGCTCAAGATAGTGGAATTCCTATTTTATTATATGAAGCAGGAGAGGCTTTACGATTTGATGAAGTTTCTATTCGAATTGGAGTAAAAGGTATTATAAATGTTTTAAGAGAAATGGAAATGTTGCCTCATTTAACAAATAAAAAGAATATTAAAACTCCAATAATTACAAGAAATAGTATATGGATAAGATCAAATGAAAGTGGAATGTTGCGAACTATAAGAGCTTTAGGTGATATTGTAAAAAAAGATGAAATTATTGCTTATATTGATGAGCCTTTAGGTGATGATAGTTTTGAAATAAGAGCTACTTTTGATGGTGTTATTATTGGTAAATCTGAAATTCCATTGGTTCAAGAAGGTGATGCTATTTTTCATATTGCAAAACTAAAAGATTTACAAAGTGCTGAAACAAAACTAGAATATTTTAATGAAAATATAATAGGACAAAGTGAATTTTATGAGTTAAATAATGAAGAAATCATAGAGTAA
- a CDS encoding ATP-dependent zinc protease family protein: MKILFIFLITLNLYSKEILGAVDRLDLPLLNLYDVSTRIDTGANSSSLHCMNIKKIDNDFVKCELSNKTYLIEKISKTKDVKSANGIQKRFFIKTQIIIFQKTYTTEISLSNRSNLSYDFLLGRNILEGNFIVDVSEKDLSYNNKQKN; the protein is encoded by the coding sequence ATGAAAATACTTTTTATTTTTTTAATTACTTTAAATCTTTATTCAAAAGAGATTTTAGGGGCAGTTGATAGACTTGATTTACCTCTTTTAAATCTTTATGATGTTTCAACTAGAATTGACACAGGTGCAAATAGTTCCTCTTTACATTGTATGAATATTAAAAAAATTGATAATGATTTTGTAAAATGTGAATTATCAAATAAAACTTATTTAATAGAAAAAATATCAAAAACAAAAGATGTAAAAAGTGCAAATGGTATTCAAAAAAGATTTTTCATAAAAACTCAAATTATAATTTTTCAAAAAACATATACTACTGAAATTTCACTAAGTAATAGAAGTAATCTTAGCTATGATTTCTTGTTAGGAAGAAATATTTTGGAAGGTAATTTTATAGTTGATGTGAGTGAAAAAGATTTATCATATAATAACAAACAGAAAAATTAA